From one Catellatospora sp. IY07-71 genomic stretch:
- the thpR gene encoding RNA 2',3'-cyclic phosphodiesterase: MRLFIAVFPPPEAVDHLAAVVRGLAVGRAGARVGATDRWHLTLAFLGDVPEESAGAAALALSTVDGPVGDLCFQGGGKFGHGRSTVLWAGVAGDVDGLARVTRTLRRELRARRLHPDDKRFNPHLTIARPGDRVPRADLAADIETLRDYAGPAWPVTELVLVSSQLGPHPVYTPLAHHPL, translated from the coding sequence ATGCGCCTGTTCATCGCCGTCTTCCCGCCGCCGGAGGCGGTGGACCACCTGGCCGCCGTGGTACGCGGCCTGGCGGTCGGCCGGGCCGGGGCACGGGTCGGCGCGACGGACCGCTGGCACCTCACCCTGGCCTTCCTGGGCGACGTCCCGGAGGAGTCCGCAGGTGCCGCCGCACTGGCCCTGTCCACCGTGGACGGCCCGGTCGGCGACCTGTGCTTCCAGGGCGGCGGAAAGTTCGGCCACGGCCGCTCCACGGTGCTCTGGGCAGGCGTCGCCGGCGACGTCGACGGCCTGGCCCGCGTGACCCGGACGCTGCGCCGCGAACTCCGCGCCCGCCGCCTGCACCCCGACGACAAGCGCTTCAACCCGCACCTCACCATCGCCCGCCCCGGCGACCGCGTCCCCCGCGCCGACCTGGCCGCTGACATCGAGACGCTGCGCGACTACGCGGGGCCCGCCTGGCCGGTGACCGAGCTGGTCCTGGTCAGTTCGCAACTCGGCCCCCACCCGGTCTACACCCCCCTCGCCCACCACCCGCTCTGA
- a CDS encoding DUF3027 domain-containing protein, whose amino-acid sequence MGDVTRTATRAPKVDQACAEAVEIARAAITEDPGHVGEHLNVTAEGDRVVTHYFACDLPGYRGWQWAVTVTRAPRSKHVTVCETVLLPGGDALLAPGWVPWHERLHPGDLGVGDLLPTPEDDDRLTPGYMLGGDPEVDDVAWELGLGRPRILSPLGREEAAQRWYDGDPGPDAPISVAAPRTARCVSCAFYVRLNGALGRMFGACTNVYAPDDGRVVSLDHGCGGHSEVLIDETVIPAPPTIYDDGGVEEVEV is encoded by the coding sequence ATGGGGGACGTGACCAGGACCGCCACCCGCGCCCCGAAAGTCGACCAGGCCTGCGCCGAGGCCGTCGAGATCGCCCGTGCCGCGATCACCGAGGATCCCGGCCACGTCGGCGAGCATCTGAACGTGACCGCCGAGGGCGACCGCGTGGTCACCCACTACTTCGCCTGCGACCTGCCCGGCTACCGCGGCTGGCAGTGGGCCGTCACGGTGACCCGGGCCCCGCGCAGCAAACACGTCACCGTGTGCGAGACGGTGCTGCTGCCCGGCGGCGACGCGCTGCTCGCTCCCGGCTGGGTGCCCTGGCACGAGCGGCTGCACCCCGGTGACCTGGGCGTCGGCGACCTGCTGCCCACGCCCGAGGACGACGACCGGCTCACTCCCGGCTACATGCTCGGCGGCGACCCCGAGGTCGACGACGTCGCCTGGGAGCTGGGCCTGGGCCGCCCGCGCATCCTGTCCCCGCTCGGCCGCGAGGAGGCCGCCCAGCGCTGGTACGACGGCGACCCCGGCCCCGACGCGCCCATCTCGGTCGCCGCGCCGCGCACCGCGCGCTGCGTCTCGTGCGCGTTCTACGTGCGGCTGAACGGCGCGCTCGGCCGGATGTTCGGCGCCTGCACCAATGTGTACGCCCCCGACGACGGCCGGGTGGTCTCGCTCGACCACGGCTGCGGCGGCCACTCCGAGGTGCTGATCGACGAGACCGTCATCCCGGCCCCGCCCACCATCTACGACGACGGCGGCGTCGAAGAGGTCGAGGTCTGA
- a CDS encoding helicase-associated domain-containing protein, with translation MSIEFADHLRALSDDTLGALLRLRPDLITPVPTDLTVLAARAQTRVSVARTLDTLDRFTLEILDAVRLTRSPSDGTTSAAAVVAMACAPVGGPEPARVTEALQRLRERALLYPARPGEDSLRLVATVDEVCSPYLAGLGRPAVELDTAAELQGAVVALVNDPARLRRTLLAAPPAARAVLDRLAEGPPVGTTVNRTEPVTWLLEHHLLVETTEGAVELPRELGLLLRRDAGPLGPLHPLPPAIGAGPRAVTTVDRAGAGQAMTAVRHTEDLLEALGEEPPTVLRGGGMGVLPLRRLAKAAGITEQLAGLLLETAYAAGLLGEVELGSETVFLPAAGYDDWRVAPLAQRWARLAEAWLAMPRQPALAGQRDLKDKPLTVLSPQLERAGTPAARRAVLAALGALVPGTGPDADELLEWLRWQAPRRLRGREELHREALSEAADLGVTGLGALTGYGRELVALTESVPSDEDPLGQRPEAVLPREQTPLVVALAELLPPPVDHVLVQADLTVVVPGPPEPALAAELDLVAEHESGGGASVYRVTAASLRRALDAGYAAPDLHALFALRSKTTVPQALTYLVDDVSRTHGGLRTGTAGAYLRSDDEGLVSAALADRRLSGLQLRRLAPTVLITPFTSGRLLTALRDAGYAPVPEDATGAAVLTKPRARRAPARAALQAQPDALDAPGLTEPRLLGIVEEIRRGDARARAARRAPDAVRAAAGQPMSSLTAVQAHSHALAVLQQAVRDKAKVWVGYVDAHGANASRLVRPVSIGAGYLRAEDDRTQTLHTFALHRITAAAPAE, from the coding sequence ATGAGCATCGAGTTCGCCGACCACCTTCGCGCGCTGTCCGACGACACCCTCGGCGCGCTGCTGCGCCTGCGCCCCGACCTGATCACGCCCGTGCCCACGGACCTGACGGTGCTGGCCGCGCGGGCCCAGACCCGGGTGTCGGTGGCCCGTACGCTCGACACGCTCGACCGGTTCACGCTGGAGATCCTCGACGCGGTCCGGCTCACCCGGTCGCCTTCGGACGGCACCACCTCCGCCGCCGCGGTCGTCGCGATGGCCTGCGCCCCGGTCGGCGGCCCGGAACCGGCCCGGGTCACCGAGGCGCTGCAGCGGCTGCGCGAGCGCGCGCTGCTCTACCCGGCCCGCCCCGGCGAGGACAGCCTGCGGCTGGTGGCCACGGTCGACGAGGTCTGCTCGCCGTACCTGGCCGGCCTGGGCCGACCCGCCGTCGAGCTGGACACCGCCGCCGAGCTGCAGGGCGCGGTGGTCGCGCTGGTCAACGACCCGGCCCGGCTGCGGCGCACGCTGCTCGCCGCGCCGCCCGCCGCGCGCGCCGTGCTGGACCGGCTCGCCGAGGGCCCGCCCGTGGGCACCACGGTCAACCGCACCGAGCCGGTGACCTGGCTGCTGGAGCACCACCTGCTCGTGGAGACCACCGAGGGCGCCGTCGAGCTGCCCCGCGAGCTGGGCCTGCTGCTGCGCCGCGACGCCGGGCCGCTCGGCCCGCTGCACCCGCTGCCGCCCGCGATCGGTGCCGGGCCGCGCGCCGTGACCACGGTGGACCGGGCCGGGGCGGGGCAGGCGATGACCGCCGTACGGCACACCGAGGACCTGCTGGAGGCGCTGGGCGAGGAGCCGCCGACCGTGCTGCGCGGCGGCGGCATGGGCGTGCTGCCGCTGCGGCGGCTGGCCAAGGCCGCCGGGATCACCGAGCAGCTCGCCGGGCTGCTGCTGGAGACGGCGTACGCGGCCGGGCTGCTGGGCGAGGTGGAGCTGGGCAGCGAGACGGTGTTCCTGCCCGCCGCCGGGTACGACGACTGGCGCGTCGCGCCGCTGGCCCAGCGCTGGGCGCGGCTGGCCGAGGCGTGGCTGGCCATGCCCCGCCAGCCCGCGCTGGCCGGGCAGCGCGACCTCAAGGACAAGCCGCTGACCGTGCTGTCGCCGCAGCTGGAGCGGGCGGGCACGCCGGCCGCCCGGCGCGCGGTGCTCGCGGCACTGGGCGCGCTGGTGCCCGGCACCGGGCCGGACGCCGACGAGCTGCTGGAGTGGCTGCGCTGGCAGGCTCCGCGCCGCCTGCGCGGGCGCGAGGAGCTGCATCGCGAGGCGCTGTCCGAGGCCGCCGACCTGGGCGTCACCGGGCTCGGCGCGCTCACCGGATACGGGCGGGAGCTGGTGGCGCTTACCGAGTCGGTGCCGTCCGACGAGGACCCGCTCGGGCAGCGGCCCGAGGCGGTGCTGCCCCGGGAGCAGACCCCGCTGGTCGTCGCGCTGGCCGAGCTGCTGCCGCCGCCCGTCGACCACGTGCTGGTCCAGGCGGACCTGACCGTCGTGGTGCCCGGCCCGCCCGAACCGGCGCTGGCCGCCGAGCTGGACCTGGTCGCCGAGCACGAGTCCGGCGGCGGTGCGAGCGTGTACCGGGTGACCGCGGCGAGCCTGCGCCGGGCGCTGGACGCCGGGTACGCCGCGCCGGACCTGCATGCGCTGTTCGCCCTCCGCTCGAAGACCACGGTGCCGCAGGCGCTGACCTACCTGGTGGACGACGTGTCGCGGACCCACGGCGGGCTGCGCACCGGCACCGCGGGGGCGTACCTGCGCAGCGACGACGAGGGCCTGGTGTCCGCCGCGCTGGCCGACCGGCGGCTGTCGGGACTGCAGCTGCGCCGGCTCGCCCCGACCGTGCTGATCACCCCGTTCACGTCGGGGCGGCTGCTGACCGCGCTGCGCGACGCCGGATACGCCCCCGTGCCCGAGGACGCGACCGGGGCGGCCGTGCTGACCAAGCCCAGGGCGCGCCGGGCCCCCGCACGCGCGGCGCTGCAGGCCCAGCCGGACGCGCTGGACGCGCCGGGCCTGACCGAGCCGCGACTGCTCGGCATCGTGGAGGAGATCCGGCGTGGCGACGCCCGCGCGCGGGCCGCCCGCCGCGCCCCGGACGCCGTACGCGCCGCCGCCGGGCAGCCGATGTCCAGCCTCACCGCCGTGCAGGCGCACAGCCACGCGCTGGCGGTGCTGCAGCAGGCGGTCCGGGACAAGGCCAAGGTCTGGGTGGGGTATGTGGACGCGCACGGCGCGAACGCCTCCCGGCTGGTCCGCCCGGTGTCCATCGGGGCCGGCTACCTGCGCGCCGAGGACGACCGTACGCAGACCCTGCACACCTTCGCGCTGCATCGGATCACCGCGGCGGCGCCGGCCGAGTGA
- a CDS encoding L,D-transpeptidase family protein, with protein MRRTLTCLLAVATLTLAAGCGPDGKAEAQRPGFVSATDGLTSPAPAATPSVAPSPTAAVSPKPTKSPTAKPTKSPTAASCAQGEYQKEVEQALATLGGYGTVTVDGKQSAADCAAIKKFQKRFDIRPYNGKAGPMTRSVSQRLLKSTASRCGAGTGLTACVDLTNQTVWIMNGGKIVYGPTVTRTGMAGYATDTGTFKIHDRQLKNWSEEWDVWLPYWQRVVGGSGFHQTTTYIHNGAIGSHGCINLLPADAVKFWNTLKTGTTVKIFGRRSGT; from the coding sequence GTGCGTCGTACCCTCACGTGCCTGCTGGCGGTCGCGACACTGACCCTGGCGGCCGGCTGCGGCCCGGACGGGAAGGCGGAGGCCCAGCGGCCCGGTTTCGTGTCCGCCACCGACGGCCTGACCAGCCCGGCGCCCGCGGCGACGCCGAGCGTGGCGCCCTCGCCCACGGCGGCCGTCTCGCCGAAGCCGACGAAGTCGCCCACGGCCAAGCCGACGAAGAGCCCGACGGCCGCCTCCTGCGCGCAGGGGGAGTACCAGAAGGAGGTCGAGCAGGCGCTGGCCACGCTCGGCGGCTACGGCACGGTGACGGTGGACGGCAAGCAGTCCGCCGCGGACTGTGCCGCGATCAAGAAGTTCCAGAAGCGGTTCGACATCCGGCCGTACAACGGCAAGGCCGGCCCGATGACCCGCAGCGTCTCGCAGCGGCTGCTGAAGAGCACGGCGAGCCGGTGCGGCGCGGGGACGGGGCTGACCGCGTGCGTGGACCTCACCAACCAGACCGTCTGGATCATGAACGGCGGGAAGATCGTCTACGGCCCGACCGTGACGCGCACCGGCATGGCCGGCTATGCCACCGACACCGGCACCTTCAAGATCCACGATCGGCAGCTGAAGAACTGGTCCGAGGAGTGGGACGTCTGGCTGCCGTACTGGCAGCGGGTGGTGGGTGGAAGCGGTTTCCACCAGACCACGACGTACATCCACAACGGCGCCATCGGCTCGCACGGATGCATCAACCTGCTGCCCGCCGACGCGGTGAAGTTCTGGAACACGCTCAAGACCGGCACCACCGTCAAGATCTTCGGGCGCCGCTCCGGCACCTGA
- a CDS encoding MFS transporter produces the protein MRARLSTTFRSLTVRNYRLFAGGQLIKLIGVWMMYVAQDWLVLELSHDSPTALGLVTALQFVPVMLLTLYAGTLADRFDKRTLLMISNGAWAVLAIVQAVLVATGAIQLWHIMIFALLLGIAQAVETPVRQAFVSELVGKPLLPNALSLSAATFQTARITGPALAGVAIAVLGTGTVFLVSTVMAIAPVIMQARMVPAELHRPELPPLAEREKAKVGDGLRYVRTRHDLLLPMVMMFVIAMFGYNFQLTLALLAKTVFATGAATFGLFNTALAVGSLAGALAGTARKGRPSVYLLLAAAVAFGLLAVAVGFAPYKWLVLALLVPTGFSTVFLAQAANQRVQLGVDGAFRGRVMALYVLIFLGTAPIGSMIISWIAETFGAAASIWLGGAVSLVAAVAALIWQLRHAGDRLAFQARPTPRVRVVHAEPVAAA, from the coding sequence GTGCGGGCACGACTGAGCACCACCTTCCGTTCCCTGACGGTCCGAAACTACCGGCTCTTCGCGGGCGGTCAGCTGATCAAGCTGATCGGCGTGTGGATGATGTACGTCGCCCAGGACTGGCTGGTCCTGGAGCTGAGCCACGACTCCCCGACCGCGCTGGGCCTGGTCACCGCACTGCAGTTCGTGCCGGTCATGCTGCTCACCCTGTACGCCGGCACGCTCGCCGACCGCTTCGACAAGCGCACCCTGCTGATGATCTCCAACGGCGCGTGGGCGGTGCTGGCCATCGTGCAGGCCGTGCTGGTGGCCACCGGCGCCATCCAGCTCTGGCACATCATGATCTTCGCGCTGCTGCTCGGCATCGCCCAGGCCGTCGAGACCCCGGTGCGCCAGGCGTTCGTCTCCGAGCTGGTCGGCAAGCCGCTGCTGCCCAACGCGCTGTCGCTGTCCGCGGCCACCTTCCAGACCGCCCGCATCACCGGCCCGGCCCTGGCCGGCGTCGCCATCGCCGTGCTCGGCACCGGCACCGTGTTCCTGGTCAGCACCGTCATGGCGATCGCCCCGGTGATCATGCAGGCGCGCATGGTCCCCGCCGAGCTGCACCGGCCCGAGCTGCCCCCGCTGGCCGAGCGGGAGAAGGCGAAGGTCGGCGACGGCCTGCGCTACGTGCGCACCCGGCACGACCTGCTGCTGCCCATGGTGATGATGTTCGTCATCGCGATGTTCGGCTACAACTTCCAGCTCACCTTGGCGCTGCTGGCCAAGACCGTGTTCGCCACCGGCGCGGCCACCTTCGGCCTGTTCAACACGGCGCTCGCGGTCGGCTCGCTGGCCGGTGCGCTGGCCGGCACCGCCCGCAAGGGCCGCCCCTCGGTGTACCTGCTGCTCGCCGCCGCGGTCGCGTTCGGCCTGCTGGCGGTCGCGGTCGGGTTCGCGCCGTACAAGTGGCTGGTGCTGGCGCTGCTGGTGCCGACCGGCTTCAGCACCGTGTTCCTGGCCCAGGCCGCCAACCAGCGCGTCCAGCTGGGCGTGGACGGCGCGTTCCGGGGCCGGGTGATGGCGCTCTACGTGCTGATCTTCCTGGGCACCGCGCCGATCGGCTCGATGATCATCAGCTGGATCGCGGAGACCTTCGGGGCGGCGGCCAGCATCTGGCTGGGCGGCGCCGTCTCGCTGGTGGCCGCGGTCGCGGCGCTGATCTGGCAGCTGCGGCACGCCGGTGACCGGCTGGCCTTCCAGGCCCGCCCCACCCCGCGGGTCCGCGTCGTGCACGCCGAGCCGGTGGCGGCGGCGTGA
- a CDS encoding DUF2530 domain-containing protein, with product MAAFALVGLVLLLNRDWLTANGHESWLSICVAGVIWGIPGLLTMIVHDRHRKARRS from the coding sequence ATGGCCGCGTTCGCACTGGTCGGCCTCGTGCTGCTGCTCAACCGGGACTGGCTGACCGCCAACGGCCACGAGAGCTGGCTGTCCATCTGCGTCGCGGGCGTGATCTGGGGCATCCCCGGGCTGCTCACGATGATCGTGCACGACCGGCACCGGAAGGCCCGCCGCTCGTGA
- a CDS encoding cold-shock protein, translated as MPTGRVKWYDTEKGFGFLTRDDGGDVFVHKAALPNGVGELKPGQKVEFGVAAGRKGDQALQVQLIDAPPSLQELRRRPAEDLNDMIEDMIKVLEARILPDLKRGRYPEKKGAQKIAEALHAIARELEI; from the coding sequence GTGCCTACGGGTCGCGTGAAGTGGTACGACACGGAGAAGGGATTCGGTTTCCTGACCCGGGACGATGGTGGGGACGTCTTCGTGCACAAGGCCGCGCTGCCCAACGGCGTCGGTGAGCTCAAGCCCGGCCAGAAGGTCGAGTTCGGCGTCGCGGCGGGCCGCAAGGGCGACCAGGCGCTGCAGGTGCAGCTGATCGACGCGCCGCCGTCGCTGCAGGAGCTGCGCCGCCGCCCGGCCGAGGACCTGAACGACATGATCGAGGACATGATCAAGGTGCTGGAGGCCCGGATCCTGCCCGACCTCAAGCGCGGCCGCTACCCGGAGAAGAAGGGCGCCCAGAAGATCGCCGAGGCGCTCCACGCCATCGCCCGCGAACTCGAGATCTGA
- a CDS encoding NCS2 family permease: MSTAGGAVGGIDRYFEISARGSTMSREVRGGLATFFTMAYIVVLNPLILGGGKDKFEQPLATPEMGGLAAIAAVTALMAGVLTILMGVVGRFPLALAAGLGVNALVAYEIAPQMTWADAMGLVVIEGVLIGILVLTGLRQAVFHSVPMQLKTAIGVGIGLFLTIIGLVDAGFVRSTGQGSPPIGLGIGGKIVTWPGLVFVIGLLATIVLVVRKVKGAILIGIIGSTVLAIIVEAIADVGPMGGPNGSPAGWSLNVPVIPNQWISTPDLSLLGNFNVLGGWETAGPVVAAMFVFTLLLTDFFDTMGTMVAVAQEGDMLAEDGMVPRTREILLVDSIAAAAGGAASTSSNTSYIESAAGVAEGARTGFANLVTGALFLLAMFLSPLVTVVPFEAASVALIIVGFLMMTAVRNIDWTDYEIGIPAFLAIVLMPFTYSISNGIGAGVITYVLIKLVKGKLRDVHPLLWIVALLFVVYFCVGALEKLVF; the protein is encoded by the coding sequence ATGAGCACAGCAGGCGGTGCGGTCGGCGGGATCGACCGTTACTTCGAGATCTCCGCCCGCGGGTCGACGATGTCCCGCGAGGTGCGTGGTGGCCTGGCCACTTTCTTCACGATGGCCTACATCGTGGTCCTCAACCCGCTCATCCTCGGCGGGGGCAAGGACAAGTTCGAGCAGCCGCTGGCCACGCCGGAGATGGGCGGTCTGGCGGCGATCGCCGCGGTGACCGCGCTGATGGCGGGCGTCCTGACCATCCTGATGGGCGTGGTGGGCCGGTTCCCGCTCGCGCTGGCGGCGGGTCTCGGCGTCAACGCCCTCGTGGCGTACGAGATCGCACCGCAGATGACCTGGGCCGACGCGATGGGCCTGGTGGTCATCGAGGGCGTGCTGATCGGCATCCTGGTGCTGACGGGCCTGCGCCAGGCGGTCTTCCACAGCGTGCCGATGCAGCTGAAGACCGCGATCGGCGTCGGCATCGGCCTGTTCCTGACCATCATCGGCCTCGTCGACGCGGGCTTCGTCCGCTCGACCGGCCAGGGCTCGCCCCCGATCGGCCTGGGCATCGGCGGCAAGATCGTGACCTGGCCGGGTCTGGTCTTCGTGATCGGCCTGCTGGCGACGATCGTGCTGGTGGTGCGGAAGGTCAAGGGCGCGATCCTGATCGGCATCATCGGCTCCACCGTGCTCGCGATCATCGTGGAGGCGATCGCCGACGTGGGCCCGATGGGCGGCCCGAACGGCTCCCCGGCCGGCTGGAGCCTGAACGTGCCGGTCATCCCGAACCAGTGGATCAGCACGCCGGACCTGTCCCTGCTCGGGAACTTCAACGTGCTCGGCGGTTGGGAGACCGCGGGTCCGGTGGTGGCCGCGATGTTCGTGTTCACGCTGCTGCTCACGGACTTCTTCGACACGATGGGGACCATGGTCGCCGTCGCCCAGGAGGGCGACATGCTGGCCGAGGACGGCATGGTGCCGCGGACCCGGGAGATCCTGCTGGTCGACTCGATCGCGGCCGCGGCCGGCGGCGCGGCGAGCACGTCGAGCAACACGTCGTACATCGAGAGCGCGGCGGGTGTGGCCGAGGGGGCGCGGACCGGTTTCGCCAACCTCGTCACCGGTGCCCTGTTCCTGCTGGCGATGTTCCTGTCGCCGCTGGTCACGGTGGTGCCGTTCGAGGCCGCCTCAGTGGCGCTGATCATCGTGGGCTTCCTGATGATGACCGCGGTACGCAACATCGACTGGACCGACTACGAGATCGGCATCCCGGCGTTCCTGGCGATCGTGCTGATGCCGTTCACCTACTCGATCTCCAACGGCATCGGCGCGGGCGTGATCACGTACGTGCTGATCAAGCTGGTCAAGGGCAAGCTGCGGGACGTGCACCCGCTGCTGTGGATCGTGGCGCTCCTCTTCGTGGTCTATTTCTGCGTGGGCGCGCTCGAGAAGCTGGTTTTCTGA
- a CDS encoding futalosine hydrolase: protein MTLLVVTAVDAEAQAVARGLPAGVDVLVAPVGVGPAAAAAGTARLLALAGGRYRAVVSAGIGGGIGLAPGVTVLASRSIAADLGADSPDGFLSLDELGFGSAVAPVDAGLLERLRAALPGAAVGDVLTVSTVTGTAAGTAELLRRHPAALAEAMEGYGVACAAQGAGLPFAELRTISNPVGPRDRAAWRIGDALAALTHAAPAFATLLG, encoded by the coding sequence ATGACGCTGCTGGTGGTGACGGCGGTGGACGCCGAGGCGCAGGCCGTGGCGCGCGGGCTGCCCGCCGGAGTGGACGTGCTGGTCGCGCCGGTGGGGGTGGGTCCGGCCGCCGCGGCGGCGGGCACGGCCCGGCTGCTGGCGCTGGCCGGGGGCCGTTACCGGGCGGTGGTGTCGGCGGGCATCGGCGGCGGGATCGGCCTGGCGCCGGGCGTGACCGTGCTGGCCAGCCGTAGCATCGCCGCCGATCTCGGCGCGGACTCGCCCGACGGCTTCCTCAGCCTCGACGAGCTGGGCTTCGGCAGCGCGGTCGCGCCGGTCGACGCCGGGCTGCTGGAGCGGCTGCGCGCGGCGCTGCCGGGTGCGGCGGTCGGCGACGTGCTGACCGTGTCCACGGTGACCGGCACGGCCGCGGGCACCGCCGAGCTGCTGCGCCGGCACCCCGCCGCGCTCGCCGAGGCGATGGAGGGCTACGGGGTGGCCTGCGCCGCGCAGGGAGCCGGGCTGCCCTTCGCGGAGCTGCGTACCATCTCGAACCCGGTCGGCCCGCGGGACCGCGCCGCCTGGCGCATCGGCGACGCCCTGGCCGCGCTCACCCACGCGGCCCCGGCCTTCGCGACCCTGCTCGGCTGA
- a CDS encoding MarR family winged helix-turn-helix transcriptional regulator, which produces MTEQVVMVAQATPEELTERLRDAITRLNRRLRQERPVGDLTVTQLSALTSLRIGGALTPRELSEAERVQPPTMTKIVAKLEERGLISRTPHPTDGRQVLLSPSDQGLAVLEDYQRVRDEWLAGKLAELSAVERETVARAAALLERLARD; this is translated from the coding sequence GTGACGGAGCAGGTGGTGATGGTGGCGCAGGCTACTCCCGAGGAGCTGACCGAGCGGCTCCGCGACGCCATCACCCGGCTCAACCGGCGGTTGCGCCAGGAGCGCCCGGTCGGCGATCTCACCGTGACCCAGCTGTCGGCTCTGACCAGCCTTCGCATCGGCGGCGCGCTCACCCCGCGCGAGCTGTCCGAGGCCGAGCGGGTGCAGCCGCCCACGATGACCAAGATCGTGGCCAAGCTGGAGGAACGCGGTCTGATCAGCCGGACCCCGCACCCCACCGACGGGCGGCAGGTGCTGCTGTCGCCCAGCGACCAGGGGCTCGCGGTGCTCGAGGACTACCAACGGGTCCGCGACGAGTGGCTGGCCGGGAAACTGGCCGAGCTGAGCGCCGTGGAACGGGAGACCGTGGCCCGCGCCGCGGCCCTGCTGGAGCGGCTCGCCCGCGACTGA
- a CDS encoding 1,4-dihydroxy-6-naphthoate synthase, whose amino-acid sequence MRIAFSPCPNDTFVFHALVHGLVPGAPELDVTFADVDVTNTAALDGRFDLVKVSYAALPWLLDAYELLPCGGALGRGCGPLLLTAGRGDISGATVAVPGDRTTAYLLFRLWAAQTGQVPGRIEVVPFHEIMPGVAAGRYDAGLVIHEARFTYQRFGLTSLVDLGEWWEGDTGLPIPLGAILAKRGTVDAAAATEWIRASVRAAWADPEASRAYVLAHAQEMEPDVVDQHIKLYVNEFTEDLGADGLAAARALLHRAAAANLVPPAGL is encoded by the coding sequence GTGAGGATCGCCTTCTCGCCCTGCCCGAACGACACGTTCGTCTTCCATGCGCTGGTGCACGGCCTGGTGCCGGGCGCGCCGGAGCTGGACGTCACCTTCGCCGACGTGGACGTCACCAACACCGCCGCGCTCGACGGCCGGTTCGACCTGGTCAAGGTCAGCTATGCGGCGCTGCCTTGGCTGCTGGACGCGTACGAGCTGCTGCCCTGCGGCGGCGCGCTGGGCCGCGGCTGCGGGCCGTTGCTGCTCACGGCGGGTCGGGGTGACATCTCCGGGGCGACCGTGGCCGTGCCCGGCGACCGCACCACGGCGTATCTGCTCTTCCGGCTGTGGGCCGCGCAGACCGGGCAGGTCCCGGGCCGCATCGAGGTGGTGCCGTTCCACGAGATCATGCCCGGGGTCGCCGCCGGCCGCTACGACGCCGGCCTGGTCATCCACGAGGCCCGCTTCACCTACCAGCGCTTCGGCCTGACCAGCCTCGTCGACCTCGGCGAGTGGTGGGAGGGCGACACCGGGCTGCCCATCCCGCTCGGCGCCATCCTGGCCAAGCGCGGCACCGTGGACGCCGCCGCGGCCACCGAGTGGATCCGCGCCTCCGTCCGGGCCGCCTGGGCCGACCCCGAAGCCAGCCGCGCGTACGTGCTCGCGCACGCGCAGGAGATGGAGCCGGACGTCGTCGACCAGCACATCAAGCTGTACGTCAACGAGTTCACCGAGGACCTCGGCGCCGACGGGCTCGCCGCCGCCCGCGCCCTCCTCCACCGCGCCGCCGCCGCGAACCTCGTCCCGCCGGCCGGCCTTTAG